The sequence ATATAACACATACGTATATGAGCGATATTCGAAAAGAAATCTTCGTTAGAAAACTAATAGGGGAATCTGATTTCAATATATTCAAACAATACATTCTTTTGTTATTCTTTACAGATTTACTTGCTGTTGTTATTGTTACTGTTATTTTGCCGGTGTTCTTAAAAACGACCATTAGTTTTAAAGGAATTGGAGTTCTGTTTCTGTTAATTATAATGATTGATGTTATCGTATTTAGTATTGTGAAATCGAAGTTTGTTAGAAATAATTCGAGTAATCAGATAAAGGGGGAATAGATGATGATTCAATTGAAGTCGGTAAGTCGAACATTTGGTAATCGCACGCTGTTTCATGATATTAATGAAAAATTTGTGGTGGGTGAATTGGTTGGGATATCCGGGAAAAGTGGCTCTGGAAAAAGTACACTATTAAATATAATCGGTTTAATTGATTCTGATTATGAAGGAGAATTATTAATTGATTCGATAGCTACTAAAGATATTAGCAAACGTAAAAAAGAGCAATTGGTCCGTGAGAATATCAACTATCTATTTCAAAACTATGCCTTAATTGATAATGAGAGCGTTCGGTATAATCTTGAGTTGGTACTTAAAAAGAAAGATGATAATAAGTTAGACGATGCTTTAAAACAAGTTGGACTCGATAGCGCAATATTAGAAACCCCAATCTATATACTTAGTGGCGGGGAGCAACAGAGAGTCGCATTGGCCCGGTGTATTTTAAAAAAAGGTAATATCGTTCTAGCGGATGAACCAACCGGTAATTTGGATCAAGAAAATGCAGAGATTGTGATGGGAATTCTTTCTGAGTTTACAAAGCAAGGGAAAGTCGTTGTGATTGTTTCTCATAGTAAAGAAATTATGCAATTATGCGATCGAGTTATAGAACTATAATAAGATGAGTAGTCTATTAAGGGCATTCGTAAATCTAGATCTTTAATTCCGAAATAATAGTAGTAATTTTTATATCTAATATTTCGTTGGATAAACCGAACGCCTAATTATGCATGTGGCTTTTCAGGCGGTTGATGTGTCACTTAAAAAGAATCTATCTCGGAAGACAGATTACCAATACACTTATTATTTTTTATTTTGACAAAGTGTCTTGATTATTGACCATGTTATGGTAATATCTGTGTAAGGGCTTTCTAAGTTGAAGCATGATTTTATAAGGTATAAATAATATCGGTAGATGCTTTTTCTATAATCAATGTCGGAGTATTTCTCTGAAAAAAGAATCTACTAAAAACTATTAGATAGTAGCTTTTTATTTTCAATTTCAACATT is a genomic window of Erysipelothrix amsterdamensis containing:
- a CDS encoding ATP-binding cassette domain-containing protein — its product is MIQLKSVSRTFGNRTLFHDINEKFVVGELVGISGKSGSGKSTLLNIIGLIDSDYEGELLIDSIATKDISKRKKEQLVRENINYLFQNYALIDNESVRYNLELVLKKKDDNKLDDALKQVGLDSAILETPIYILSGGEQQRVALARCILKKGNIVLADEPTGNLDQENAEIVMGILSEFTKQGKVVVIVSHSKEIMQLCDRVIEL